In Clostridium sporogenes, one genomic interval encodes:
- a CDS encoding response regulator transcription factor: protein MSKILAIDDEEDILILVKNVLSKDNHLVTTVKEAKDIPLNDFVKFDLILLDVMMPDIDGFTLCKEIREMVDCPILFLTAKTMESDIMFGLGIGGDDYITKPFGVGELRARVNAHLRREHREKRHIFVASDIIFNLSSKEIKIGDVKVAFTRGEYAICEYLARNSGQVFSKEQIYEAVYGYDGESDSSAITEHIKNIRAKLKVFDMSPIETVWGIGYKWV, encoded by the coding sequence ATGTCAAAAATACTTGCAATTGATGATGAGGAAGATATTTTAATTCTTGTTAAAAATGTTCTTTCCAAAGATAATCATTTAGTAACTACAGTAAAAGAAGCAAAAGATATTCCATTAAATGATTTTGTAAAATTTGATTTGATTTTATTGGATGTAATGATGCCTGATATTGATGGATTTACTTTGTGTAAGGAAATTAGAGAGATGGTAGACTGTCCAATTCTTTTTTTAACGGCAAAAACTATGGAAAGTGACATTATGTTTGGATTAGGAATTGGTGGGGATGATTATATAACAAAACCTTTTGGAGTAGGAGAATTAAGGGCCAGAGTAAATGCTCATCTGCGCAGAGAACATCGTGAAAAACGTCATATTTTTGTAGCTTCAGATATTATATTTAATCTATCCAGTAAGGAAATTAAAATAGGCGATGTAAAGGTGGCCTTCACAAGGGGAGAATATGCTATCTGTGAATACCTTGCAAGAAATTCAGGGCAGGTGTTTTCTAAAGAACAGATATATGAAGCGGTTTATGGTTATGATGGAGAAAGCGATAGTTCTGCTATTACAGAGCATATTAAAAATATTAGAGCTAAGTTAAAAGTTTTTGATATGTCACCAATAGAAACTGTTTGGGGAATTGGGTACAAATGGGTATAA
- a CDS encoding sensor histidine kinase: MKISVRYKMLISFSFVFFIGIIALIYSTEKIINNNNEYIIEKEMKQVRKDIDIYLKQYFILNDIQPNKSVFKVEGKDITEELSYKIGDEVTLYSQSGEILWDSYAEKGNKDSHEDLKLALKGKTSYSINKRNSKTLVSLSYPITLDNNNIGILRYTRDYTRLYKGSDHIINTIKIIAITLFLFIVLLSSILAKHITRPIIKLQEASRKVEDGDFEVKIRPSSKDEIGELAKSFKSMVDTIKEQIVTIKKDRDTLKELEMSRKIFFDNVTHELKTPITTILGYSQIIEENGFTDEEFFKKGIGHVIQESERLNRMVVELLNLSKNTYKDFSYEFTTIDLSNILSSTCEEMIIKAKRYNMVIKSKIEYGIKIKGDRDKLKQVFINIIDNAIKYGYVNSTIKIRAYIKDNNVIIEMEDKGEGIAPKDIENIFQPFFRVNKKSSREKGGNGLGLAIVKAIVEKHDGKIYVQSQIKKWTKVIIEFPLL, from the coding sequence TTGAAAATTTCTGTAAGATATAAAATGTTAATAAGTTTTTCCTTTGTGTTTTTTATAGGAATTATAGCCCTTATATATTCTACAGAAAAGATAATAAACAATAATAATGAATATATAATAGAAAAAGAGATGAAACAAGTAAGAAAAGATATAGATATATATTTAAAACAATATTTTATACTTAATGATATTCAGCCTAATAAATCTGTATTTAAGGTTGAAGGTAAAGACATTACAGAAGAACTAAGCTATAAAATAGGAGATGAAGTAACTTTATATTCTCAAAGTGGAGAAATACTATGGGACTCCTATGCTGAGAAAGGTAATAAAGATAGTCATGAGGATTTAAAGTTAGCTTTAAAAGGAAAAACTTCTTATAGTATAAATAAAAGAAATAGTAAAACCTTGGTAAGTTTAAGTTACCCTATAACTTTGGATAATAATAATATAGGCATATTAAGATATACAAGAGATTACACAAGGCTTTATAAGGGCAGTGATCATATTATAAACACTATAAAAATAATAGCTATTACTTTGTTTTTATTTATAGTATTATTGTCATCTATATTAGCAAAACATATAACTAGACCTATAATAAAGCTTCAAGAGGCTTCTAGAAAGGTAGAAGATGGAGATTTTGAAGTGAAAATTCGTCCAAGCTCTAAAGATGAAATTGGAGAATTGGCAAAAAGTTTTAAAAGCATGGTAGATACTATAAAAGAGCAAATTGTAACTATAAAAAAGGATAGGGATACACTAAAAGAATTAGAAATGAGTAGAAAGATATTTTTTGATAATGTAACTCATGAACTTAAGACGCCTATAACTACAATTTTAGGATATTCTCAAATAATAGAAGAAAATGGATTTACAGATGAGGAATTTTTTAAAAAGGGCATAGGTCATGTAATACAGGAAAGTGAAAGATTAAATAGGATGGTAGTGGAACTTTTAAACCTTTCTAAAAATACATATAAAGATTTTTCCTATGAATTTACTACTATAGATTTATCTAATATATTAAGTTCTACCTGTGAAGAAATGATTATAAAAGCCAAGAGATACAATATGGTTATAAAAAGTAAAATAGAATATGGAATAAAGATTAAAGGAGATAGAGATAAATTAAAACAAGTTTTTATAAATATTATTGATAATGCAATAAAGTATGGATATGTAAATTCAACTATAAAAATAAGGGCCTATATAAAAGATAATAATGTAATTATAGAAATGGAGGATAAAGGAGAGGGAATAGCTCCAAAGGATATAGAAAATATATTTCAGCCTTTTTTTAGAGTAAATAAAAAATCTTCTAGAGAAAAAGGTGGAAATGGATTAGGGCTTGCCATAGTAAAGGCTATAGTTGAAAAACATGATGGAAAAATTTATGTACAAAGCCAAATAAAAAAATGGACAAAAGTTATAATAGAATTTCCTTTATTATAA
- the trhA gene encoding PAQR family membrane homeostasis protein TrhA has product MFKKFRDPVSGLTHLFGAIMSIVGLIVLVNSSIFQNSPLHITVFAIFGASLILLYSASSIYHLVTTSEKSIRILRRIDHSMIYVLIAGSYTPICLLALKGTFGLSMLAIIWALAIIGILVKNFWFSAPRWISTGFYLIMGWLIVIAIFPLSKTLSSGGLFWLISGGIAYSIGAVIYGTKRPKIASKYLNFHDIFHIFVLMGSLCHFILMSNYIMYM; this is encoded by the coding sequence ATGTTTAAAAAGTTTAGAGATCCAGTAAGCGGTTTAACTCATTTGTTTGGAGCTATTATGTCTATAGTAGGGCTTATAGTATTAGTCAATTCCTCAATATTTCAAAATAGTCCTTTGCATATTACAGTTTTTGCAATTTTTGGGGCAAGTTTAATATTATTATATAGTGCTAGCTCTATATATCATTTGGTAACAACTTCAGAAAAATCCATTAGAATATTAAGGAGAATAGACCATTCAATGATTTACGTTTTGATTGCAGGTAGTTATACTCCTATTTGTTTATTGGCCTTAAAAGGAACCTTTGGATTAAGCATGTTAGCTATTATTTGGGCTTTAGCTATTATTGGGATACTAGTTAAAAATTTTTGGTTTTCTGCCCCAAGGTGGATATCTACTGGTTTTTATTTAATTATGGGCTGGCTTATAGTTATTGCAATATTTCCATTATCTAAAACTCTTTCCTCTGGTGGCCTATTTTGGTTAATAAGTGGTGGAATTGCCTATTCTATAGGTGCAGTAATTTATGGTACAAAACGACCTAAAATCGCTAGTAAATATCTTAATTTTCATGATATTTTTCATATATTTGTGCTTATGGGTAGCTTATGTCATTTTATACTTATGTCAAATTACATAATGTATATGTAA
- a CDS encoding lantibiotic protection ABC transporter ATP-binding protein, producing the protein MEKYILQTKDICKVFKGQHAVNNISITVRENSVYGLLGPNGAGKSTMLKMLTGMLRPTSGQIIFDNHHWTRKDLVSIGALIEAPPLYENLTARENLKVRTTLLGLKDSRIDEVLKIVDLTNTGKKTAGKFSMGMKQRLGIAIALLNNPKLLILDEPTNGLDPIGIQELRELIRSFPKQGITVILSSHILAEVQLIADHIGIISNGILGYEAKINPSENLETLFTEVVKKNKKRRT; encoded by the coding sequence ATGGAAAAATATATTTTACAAACAAAAGATATTTGTAAAGTTTTTAAAGGTCAGCATGCAGTAAACAATATTTCAATTACAGTGAGAGAGAATTCTGTGTACGGATTATTAGGGCCTAATGGGGCAGGAAAATCTACTATGTTAAAAATGCTAACAGGAATGTTGCGGCCTACATCTGGACAGATTATATTTGATAATCATCATTGGACTAGGAAGGATTTAGTGAGTATTGGTGCTCTTATTGAAGCTCCACCCCTTTATGAAAATTTAACTGCAAGGGAAAATTTAAAAGTTCGTACTACTCTTTTAGGATTAAAAGACTCACGAATTGATGAAGTATTAAAAATTGTTGATTTAACCAATACAGGTAAAAAAACTGCTGGTAAGTTTTCGATGGGTATGAAACAACGTTTAGGAATTGCCATTGCTCTACTTAACAATCCTAAACTATTGATATTAGATGAACCAACAAATGGTCTTGATCCTATTGGTATTCAAGAACTACGTGAATTAATTCGATCATTTCCAAAACAAGGAATAACAGTTATTTTATCCAGCCATATTTTAGCGGAGGTTCAGCTTATTGCAGACCACATTGGAATCATAAGTAATGGGATCTTAGGATATGAAGCAAAAATTAATCCTTCAGAGAATTTAGAAACACTTTTCACAGAAGTGGTAAAAAAGAACAAGAAAAGGAGGACATAA
- a CDS encoding response regulator transcription factor — protein MIKKILIIEDELAIADLMSYSLKKEGYIVKTVDNGSEGIEITESFKPNLIILDLMLPDISGFDVCRNITQSFNIPIIMITAKCDITDKVLGLELGADDYITKPFDMREVLVRIRSIFRRIDIIEKSVINKDISYISIGKDIKIYKDERVVIKEKKEVEFTPKEFDLLIFLAENKGKVFSRAQLLDKVWGFEYLGDTRTVDIHIQRIRKKLEEYKGRSIIETIFGVGYKLNN, from the coding sequence ATGATAAAAAAAATCCTTATAATAGAAGATGAGTTAGCTATAGCTGATTTAATGAGCTATTCATTAAAGAAGGAAGGATATATAGTAAAAACTGTAGATAATGGAAGTGAGGGTATAGAAATTACAGAAAGTTTTAAGCCAAATCTTATAATATTAGATTTGATGCTTCCAGATATAAGTGGATTTGATGTATGTAGAAACATAACTCAAAGTTTTAATATACCTATAATTATGATTACAGCTAAATGTGATATAACAGATAAGGTATTAGGGCTTGAGTTAGGCGCAGATGATTATATAACAAAACCTTTTGACATGAGAGAAGTACTTGTAAGAATAAGATCCATATTTAGAAGAATAGATATTATAGAGAAAAGTGTTATAAATAAGGATATATCTTATATAAGTATTGGTAAGGATATAAAAATATATAAAGATGAAAGAGTGGTTATAAAGGAGAAAAAAGAAGTGGAATTTACTCCAAAGGAATTTGATTTATTAATATTTTTGGCTGAAAATAAGGGGAAAGTTTTTTCTAGAGCACAACTTTTAGACAAAGTATGGGGTTTTGAATATTTGGGGGATACAAGAACAGTAGATATTCATATACAGAGAATAAGAAAAAAATTAGAAGAATATAAAGGTAGGTCCATTATAGAAACTATATTTGGTGTTGGATATAAATTAAATAATTAG
- a CDS encoding lantibiotic immunity ABC transporter MutE/EpiE family permease subunit: MLNYIKAEKLKCKRTFGKKNTYIAPITVLLLAFLSPLWYQACAFNWWYLLILPGFIALSCYFVHQKEEKKLNYRAVFSLPIDLRKAWIAKNIMISMNLFIACMVLLIGINLVGVFFSGAHNIPVLNTVMATIIMVITSLWQIPLCLFLSKKLGAFGVILINVGAGVIFSISMVSKSLWWLCPYTWTTRLMCPVLGILPNGLFAEPGDSLLNPNAIPIGIGMAISLFIILMLITTNWFKNQEVA, translated from the coding sequence ATGTTAAATTATATAAAAGCTGAAAAGCTTAAATGTAAAAGAACCTTTGGGAAAAAGAACACTTATATAGCTCCAATTACTGTTTTGCTACTTGCATTTTTATCACCATTGTGGTATCAAGCTTGTGCATTTAATTGGTGGTATCTATTAATTTTGCCGGGATTTATTGCTTTGAGTTGTTACTTTGTACATCAAAAGGAGGAAAAAAAATTAAATTATAGAGCTGTATTTTCTTTACCTATTGATTTAAGAAAGGCCTGGATTGCTAAAAATATTATGATTTCTATGAATTTATTTATTGCTTGTATGGTTTTATTAATTGGTATTAATTTAGTTGGAGTATTTTTTAGTGGGGCTCACAATATTCCAGTTTTAAATACTGTAATGGCTACTATTATTATGGTTATAACATCTTTATGGCAGATTCCTTTATGTTTATTCTTATCAAAAAAGCTTGGAGCTTTTGGAGTTATACTAATAAATGTTGGAGCGGGAGTGATTTTCAGTATAAGTATGGTGTCTAAGTCTTTATGGTGGTTATGTCCTTACACATGGACAACTCGATTAATGTGTCCAGTACTAGGAATATTACCAAATGGACTATTTGCAGAACCAGGAGATTCGTTATTAAATCCTAATGCTATTCCTATAGGAATTGGTATGGCTATTTCATTATTTATTATTCTTATGCTTATTACAACCAATTGGTTTAAGAATCAGGAGGTAGCTTAA
- a CDS encoding lantibiotic immunity ABC transporter MutG family permease subunit, whose protein sequence is MISLFRCIKSDFYKLKRTPILWLHVFIPILGSFLFLLYYSFGSKGNIDSICGYLETVAIVFPLLIGLMSGMVLEQEERTGNFQMLLSSTKCKSITYLSKLVLLLLLGIFSVIIAIGVFALGFKKMDAMFYVQEAVVLFVANILLYILHVLVTLKLGRGASIGLGIAGTLLSALMLTGLGDRVWQWTPWAFGVRFCDYTMLKIIDPSNYNIVSRDVNKGLFIMIFEICIALIASLLWFKYWEGRKSYE, encoded by the coding sequence ATGATCAGTTTATTTAGGTGTATAAAATCGGATTTTTACAAACTAAAACGTACTCCTATTTTATGGCTGCATGTTTTTATTCCAATTTTAGGCTCGTTTTTATTTTTACTTTATTATTCTTTTGGTTCTAAAGGAAATATAGATTCAATCTGTGGGTACTTAGAGACGGTGGCAATAGTATTTCCATTACTAATAGGTTTAATGAGCGGTATGGTTCTAGAACAAGAGGAGAGAACAGGAAATTTTCAAATGCTTTTAAGTAGCACAAAATGTAAGAGTATCACTTATCTAAGTAAATTGGTTTTATTACTTTTATTAGGGATTTTCTCTGTAATAATTGCTATAGGAGTCTTTGCACTTGGTTTTAAAAAGATGGATGCTATGTTTTATGTACAAGAAGCAGTTGTTTTATTTGTAGCAAATATTCTTCTCTATATTTTACATGTATTAGTAACCCTTAAATTAGGAAGAGGAGCTTCCATAGGCCTAGGAATTGCTGGAACTTTACTTTCGGCACTAATGCTTACAGGTTTAGGAGACAGAGTCTGGCAGTGGACACCTTGGGCTTTCGGGGTTAGATTTTGCGACTATACTATGTTAAAAATAATAGATCCCTCAAATTATAATATTGTGTCTAGAGATGTGAATAAGGGACTTTTTATTATGATATTTGAAATATGTATTGCTTTAATAGCTAGCCTTTTATGGTTTAAGTATTGGGAAGGTAGAAAATCTTATGAATAA
- the arcA gene encoding arginine deiminase, whose product MSSFINVTSEIGKLNKVMLHRPGAEIENLVPEYLERLLFDDIPFLKVAREEHDRFAQILRENGTEVFYLEELTAETLEDDKIKKEFLEEFLTESKITSQVIREALREYLLKMPTREMVDTLMAGVRKEAIEVKEATSLIELMQDSYPFYLDPMPNLYFTRDPAASMGSGMTINTMKTEARRRETLFLTYIHKYHKNFANGETSLWYNRTLPYSIEGGDELVLSDKVVAIGCSDRTSAEAIEIVAKGLFAKNESFEKVLVFDIPNCRAFMHLDTVFTMVDYDKFTIHPQIQGPLSVYEVTKGQNGTLRFKHHTDPLEKILASALEIPSVELIQCGGGDFIIAGREQWNDGSNTLAIAPGTVVTYERNYVSNELLTKRGINVLTMPSAELSRGRGGPRCMSMPLHRDNLR is encoded by the coding sequence ATGAGTTCTTTTATTAATGTAACTTCTGAGATAGGAAAGCTTAATAAAGTTATGCTTCACAGACCAGGAGCAGAAATTGAAAATCTAGTTCCTGAATATCTTGAGAGGTTACTATTTGATGATATACCTTTTTTAAAAGTTGCAAGGGAAGAGCATGATAGATTTGCACAAATTCTAAGGGAAAATGGAACTGAAGTTTTCTACTTAGAAGAACTTACAGCAGAAACTTTAGAAGATGACAAAATAAAGAAAGAGTTTTTAGAAGAGTTTTTAACAGAAAGTAAGATAACATCACAAGTAATAAGAGAAGCTTTAAGGGAATATCTTCTTAAAATGCCAACAAGAGAAATGGTTGATACATTAATGGCTGGAGTTAGAAAGGAAGCTATTGAAGTTAAAGAAGCTACTTCATTAATAGAGTTAATGCAAGATAGTTATCCATTCTACCTTGATCCAATGCCAAACCTTTATTTCACAAGAGACCCAGCAGCTTCAATGGGATCTGGAATGACAATTAATACAATGAAAACAGAAGCAAGAAGAAGAGAAACATTATTTTTAACATACATCCATAAATATCACAAAAACTTTGCTAATGGCGAAACTAGCTTATGGTATAATAGAACACTACCTTATTCAATAGAAGGTGGAGACGAGCTTGTCCTTTCAGACAAGGTTGTGGCTATTGGATGCAGTGATAGAACATCAGCTGAAGCCATTGAGATAGTAGCTAAAGGCTTATTTGCTAAGAATGAAAGTTTTGAAAAGGTTCTTGTATTTGATATACCAAACTGTAGAGCATTTATGCATCTTGATACAGTATTTACAATGGTTGATTATGATAAATTTACAATTCATCCACAAATACAAGGTCCACTTAGCGTTTATGAAGTTACTAAGGGTCAAAATGGAACATTAAGATTTAAACATCATACAGATCCATTAGAAAAAATATTAGCTTCAGCTCTTGAAATTCCATCTGTTGAGTTAATTCAATGTGGTGGTGGAGACTTTATAATAGCAGGAAGAGAGCAATGGAATGATGGTTCAAATACACTTGCAATAGCTCCAGGAACTGTTGTAACTTATGAAAGAAACTATGTATCAAATGAACTTTTAACTAAGAGGGGCATTAATGTTCTTACTATGCCAAGTGCAGAGCTTTCAAGAGGAAGAGGCGGCCCAAGATGCATGAGTATGCCTCTTCATAGAGACAATTTAAGATAA
- a CDS encoding HAMP domain-containing sensor histidine kinase yields the protein MGINKKQATLKTVFLRYLLALALAFFAAIIIEIIIASLGMQMNFFNSANYSEDLARRAKPILQSAEKITEDMIPNGCKFAVFDKEFKVITTDLKEEDLKQATLYAKGISRKNGDKKSYYFIERKDGFCVLQYYIKMSYSSEWMNEHFPNPEFLLIATLIFGCLIGAFIISISFAKNLKNNLIPLMEATEKIKEQDLDFDIGNSPIKEFNDVLCSISDMKEELKKSLKEQWNLEKTKKEQISSLAHDIKTPLTIIKGNTELLKESYLNNEQKEYIEFIEKNSIQIEKYIKLLIDMSKGKLEFLGKLQKTNTKEFVYEIYNQLIALAGPKELQIKFEQKDIPENIIINKEAMHRAIINIISNAVDYSPCNSNLYFYVEGKSGSVEFSVIDSGKGFSNEDLKAAKKQFYMGDSSRTSKTHWGMGLYIADSIVKQHNGILTIENSHQGGAKVIIKIPLLSDF from the coding sequence ATGGGTATAAATAAAAAACAGGCCACATTAAAAACTGTTTTTCTTAGGTATCTATTAGCATTAGCTCTTGCTTTTTTTGCAGCAATAATAATTGAAATAATTATTGCAAGCTTAGGGATGCAAATGAATTTTTTTAATAGTGCTAATTATAGTGAAGATTTAGCAAGACGAGCAAAGCCTATACTCCAATCTGCAGAAAAGATTACAGAAGACATGATTCCTAATGGATGTAAATTTGCTGTATTTGATAAAGAATTTAAGGTTATTACAACAGATCTTAAAGAGGAAGATTTAAAACAAGCAACTTTATATGCTAAAGGTATTAGTAGAAAAAATGGAGATAAGAAAAGTTATTATTTTATTGAAAGAAAAGATGGATTTTGTGTATTGCAATATTATATTAAAATGAGCTATTCTTCAGAATGGATGAATGAACATTTTCCTAATCCAGAATTTTTATTAATTGCAACTCTTATTTTTGGATGTTTAATTGGAGCTTTTATTATTTCTATATCCTTTGCAAAAAATTTAAAAAATAATTTAATTCCTTTAATGGAAGCTACTGAAAAAATAAAAGAACAGGATTTAGATTTTGACATTGGAAATTCTCCTATAAAGGAATTTAATGATGTGTTATGTTCTATCTCTGATATGAAAGAGGAGCTAAAGAAATCTCTAAAAGAGCAGTGGAATTTAGAGAAGACTAAAAAAGAGCAGATATCTTCTTTAGCCCACGATATAAAGACTCCTTTAACTATTATTAAAGGGAATACTGAACTTTTAAAAGAGTCCTATCTTAATAATGAACAGAAAGAATATATTGAGTTTATCGAAAAGAATTCAATACAGATTGAAAAGTATATAAAACTGCTTATTGATATGTCAAAAGGGAAATTAGAGTTTTTAGGAAAATTACAGAAAACTAACACAAAGGAATTTGTTTATGAGATTTATAATCAACTAATTGCTCTTGCGGGTCCAAAGGAACTACAAATTAAGTTCGAACAAAAAGATATACCAGAAAATATAATCATAAATAAAGAAGCTATGCATAGAGCTATAATAAATATAATTTCTAATGCAGTGGATTATTCACCCTGTAATAGTAATTTATATTTTTATGTTGAAGGTAAAAGTGGCTCTGTTGAATTTTCAGTTATTGATAGTGGTAAAGGATTTTCTAATGAGGATTTAAAAGCTGCTAAGAAACAATTTTATATGGGAGATTCAAGTAGAACATCAAAAACACATTGGGGTATGGGGCTTTATATTGCAGATTCTATTGTAAAACAACATAATGGAATTTTAACTATTGAAAATTCACATCAAGGAGGAGCAAAGGTAATAATTAAAATACCTTTATTAAGTGACTTTTAG
- a CDS encoding basic amino acid/polyamine antiporter yields MGTQDKKLGLGLLITLGIGSMIGGGIFNSPTDLITKANPQAALIAWIIGGFGIICLALVFQFLANKKPDLKGGIYSYAQDGFGDFMGFNSAWGYWLSAWLGNIAFIVLMFKTINSLLGPGRELKPIVSFVAASLLLWAVHYIQTKGTKNAGIINAVVTIGKLLPLTLVVILGIFIFKPELFTVSNWSTVLASSGEATSTFKQVNGAMGTIIWCFIGVEASVVLSEKAESQAIVGKATVISLLITLLIYVSISLLAMGIIPAKELVASGTPLAEVLSKTVFGGAGAIIVKLGLIISLFGALISWVMLAAEIPYVAAKDGVMPKWFAKENTAGVPINSLTFTNIITQVFLCALLSDKLQSAYSLVFAIATTCMLIPYTLSALYAIKVCNEEKISGKNKIIAILASVYTIYGIYAGGIKYFALAFIMYASGAIVFNKAKKEKKQKYTSMEKIGTAVVVFVGVAMIVLLAIGKISL; encoded by the coding sequence ATGGGAACACAAGATAAAAAATTAGGTCTTGGACTTTTGATTACTCTTGGTATAGGCTCTATGATAGGCGGCGGGATCTTTAACAGTCCCACAGACTTAATAACAAAAGCTAATCCACAAGCAGCTCTAATTGCTTGGATAATAGGTGGATTTGGAATTATATGTTTAGCACTAGTATTCCAATTTCTTGCCAATAAGAAGCCAGATTTAAAAGGTGGAATTTATTCCTATGCACAGGATGGATTTGGAGACTTTATGGGTTTTAACTCAGCTTGGGGATATTGGCTTTCTGCTTGGCTTGGAAATATTGCTTTTATAGTTTTAATGTTTAAAACTATAAACAGTTTATTAGGACCAGGCCGTGAATTAAAGCCAATAGTGTCTTTTGTAGCAGCATCCTTATTATTATGGGCTGTGCATTATATTCAAACAAAGGGAACAAAAAATGCAGGAATCATAAATGCAGTTGTAACTATAGGTAAGTTATTACCATTAACATTAGTTGTTATACTAGGTATATTCATATTTAAGCCAGAATTATTTACGGTTTCAAACTGGAGCACAGTACTTGCAAGTTCTGGAGAAGCAACATCTACATTTAAACAGGTTAATGGTGCTATGGGAACTATAATTTGGTGCTTTATAGGTGTAGAAGCATCTGTAGTTCTTTCAGAAAAAGCAGAATCACAGGCTATAGTTGGGAAAGCCACAGTAATTAGTTTGTTAATTACATTACTTATTTATGTTTCAATATCCTTACTTGCAATGGGGATTATTCCAGCTAAGGAACTTGTAGCATCAGGAACTCCTCTAGCAGAGGTTTTATCCAAAACAGTTTTTGGAGGAGCAGGAGCTATAATAGTTAAATTAGGTCTTATAATATCATTGTTTGGAGCATTAATAAGTTGGGTAATGCTTGCAGCAGAAATACCATATGTAGCAGCTAAAGATGGAGTTATGCCAAAATGGTTTGCTAAAGAGAACACTGCAGGAGTTCCAATAAATTCATTAACATTTACAAATATTATAACACAAGTATTTTTATGCGCATTACTTTCAGATAAATTACAATCAGCTTATAGTTTAGTATTTGCTATAGCAACTACTTGTATGTTAATTCCTTATACTTTATCAGCATTATATGCTATAAAGGTGTGTAATGAAGAAAAGATAAGTGGGAAAAATAAAATAATAGCAATTTTAGCTTCTGTATATACAATATATGGTATATATGCAGGTGGAATAAAATACTTTGCTCTTGCATTTATAATGTATGCCTCTGGAGCAATAGTTTTCAATAAAGCCAAGAAGGAAAAGAAACAAAAGTATACATCAATGGAGAAAATCGGTACAGCTGTAGTTGTATTTGTAGGAGTAGCTATGATAGTTTTACTAGCAATAGGAAAAATATCACTATAA
- a CDS encoding DUF1836 domain-containing protein, translating into MEYNEENLGTILSNITEFNDIKLSDIPDINLYMDQVTTLFDMKLKSLKRDENDKIMTKTMVNNYAKGKFFPAVKGKKYNKEQIILLEIIYNLKQSLSLLDIETILTPIMESIHKEDNRFPSVEDLYGTFLNIKEIQLKSFHEEFKKLRDIIKEKSEKLEGEDVQLKELILLIFILISKANMEKRMAEKLIDNFLKDNK; encoded by the coding sequence ATGGAATATAATGAAGAAAATTTGGGAACCATTCTTTCAAATATTACAGAATTTAATGATATTAAACTTTCAGATATTCCAGATATAAATTTATATATGGATCAAGTAACAACATTGTTTGATATGAAGCTAAAATCATTAAAAAGAGATGAAAATGATAAAATTATGACCAAAACTATGGTTAATAATTATGCTAAAGGAAAATTTTTTCCAGCTGTAAAGGGCAAAAAATATAATAAAGAGCAGATAATTTTATTAGAAATAATTTATAATTTAAAACAAAGCTTATCTCTTTTAGATATTGAAACAATACTTACACCAATTATGGAAAGTATACATAAAGAAGATAATAGATTTCCTTCAGTGGAAGACTTATATGGAACTTTTTTAAATATAAAGGAAATTCAGTTAAAAAGCTTTCATGAAGAGTTTAAAAAGTTAAGGGACATAATAAAGGAGAAATCTGAAAAATTAGAGGGAGAAGATGTACAATTAAAAGAGTTAATTTTATTAATATTTATTTTAATTAGTAAAGCTAATATGGAAAAGAGAATGGCGGAGAAATTAATAGATAACTTTTTAAAAGACAATAAATGA